The Drosophila innubila isolate TH190305 chromosome 2R unlocalized genomic scaffold, UK_Dinn_1.0 1_C_2R, whole genome shotgun sequence DNA window AGACAAGAGCTAATCTGACTTTGGTGACACTGAAAGAAACACACTGGAAAACACTTCTACGCAGCGCGCGATGAAggcaaagaaagagaaagaaaaaaaagtaaactgCCACTGAGAGAGCGAAAGCAAAGCACTGAGAGAGCGAGGGCAAGGGCGAGAGCGTACGTGTACACACCTATACACACTTGTTTGCGCTCACAAACACCTGTGCAGTAGTAACTGCTATCGCAATCGATGTACATGCATACACGTTTgagtttgtatttgtgtaagttcatttatatttatgtaagtatgtatttagTATTTGCTAGCAAATACGTCGGCTTACGCTCAcgctcgcactcgcactcacactcacactcacgcTCACAGTCAACACAGTCAACGACGACGGTTGTTGCACAAGTTCAGCTGAGAAGTTCCCTGTCTCACTCAGTGTTCTGGGTCTGCGTCACGTTTCGTTGCGCTCAAactctctttgttttttttatgattcaTTAGATGTATTTTTGCCTTAGCATTTGATTTAAACAGTTAACTCGTAGTAGTAAAGTAGTTAAAATAGTTGTTAAAGTCTACTTTAAGCGGTTTCGTTTACTGCTTGCTTCAGTGTCGAGTTACGAGTTTCGAGAGAGCGAAAAAGCTTTAGCTCGCACGAATAAACATCAACACTgacaacacacacgcacacacatctCTGCATCCACACACTCATGATGAATACACAAGAACATACAAAGTAGTAAATGAACCACTATTAGACAATTAACTCGTCATTTTCActtgttacaaaaaaaataaagtaacagCAAACattatttgttcattttatttcttcatttctttaatttgtattgaaaaTCGCGATTTTGATTATATATCGGCTATCTTATCAATCACACGCGGTAGCACTTGTAATTggttatacatatgtatttatttcatgtatataaacatgtatatagtatgtacaTAAGTGTAAGTTTAGACTTTTGCCCAGAGCTTCCTTAAATAATCGCAGTCTGTAACTCTGACGTAAACGAATCGCCGTCAGCCAACAATCAACTACAGTCAACAGGCagtgacagcgacagcgacagctcAGCAGCTAACAGCTAACAGCCACTTTAGCCacagtaacagcagcaactggagTACGAGTACTCCCATCAGTATCGgtaccagcaacaacacacactcactcactcacacacactcactcaaacgcacacacactcgcactcaGAGAGAAGAGACAGgcagagacagaaacagaaaagTCGGCCTCAATACATAAAAACAGACACATGGACGTAAATATCGCTTTTTAGTGGGGTGCTCTCGCTTGTATTAGTTTATTCCGCggccactcacacacacaactacCCAATAAAGAGTACACATACACTCGTACTCccatgcacacacatatacccCAACATTCCCTTCAACAGTATTCGGTCTGTCTATTCTTGACAAAGAGCCCGTTTGGAGCGCTGATTTCTCATTTATGTATGGAGATCTCTATGTATTCATGTGAGGTTGCACACAAAGATATCTTTGTATGCATGCATGTGTATGAACAAACTGATATCACCTGAGCGTAACGCTGAGAAAGAATTGTTAACTTTACCTGGCACAGAAACAGTGCCatacaaatgtgtgtgtgcgaaatTTGGGGCTTTGATAGAATTGTATGCGACATTTGATTCAACTAAATAGAGTACTATTCATTTAATTCATGAgtagtaaaaatcaaaaactttaaagctgctttcacatacatatgtacatataaacaCACACGTGAATGTATCTGCAAACATGAGATTGAAATACTTTTGCTAAGTAAATGAAATCAAGTTTCATCCGaagaaatcataaattaatgacattaatttgtaattcttCAAACAAACTCAATTgagaaaattgcttaaattttggTGATTTGTTAGCTCCATCAATATGGATATTATGACCGTTGTCTTTTAAGacacttaaataaatagtatatgtatatgtagtagtacaataaatgtacataaatatagagAAAAGTTATCAAACGTTTAAGTATGTAGTAGTACTAGTATTTATAGTATAGTTGAATCACAGTCGAATTAcagctaaatttataaaaataaagcctCAATTACTAGATAGAAATACATTTTGCCTTATCATCCTTGCATTGTGCAATTTTCATAGCGAtctaacaataaaaacagaagcttttaatgaatttaatcgCATTTTCTATAGTGAAAAACAGAAATCCCCTTGCGTGTGaatgaatacatatttatttcactGGTAATGCCGGATTACATCCGTTATGTAATCTGTGAGTACTCCTATTCTTTTAAGAAACAGCTAGAAGAAACATATCTAAATTAAGCACCGACTTTCTATCAATAACTAAATGCAAATATGATATATCTcttagatacatatatagaaaacCGAATCCTATACAGGAGCAGTGTGAGTCCAGACTgtgaattaagtttaatatcgaaatgtaaaaataaaatcaatcgGCAGACATCGGGTTACAAAAATTGAGCTTTCCCAACACTATTTTGTTAAAAGCGTCAAgggaaagtataaaaaaattgacagtgatgaataaaaattaaatttttcaaattagatGCAGAATCAAGTTAGGATTGAgctgtcgatttttcatgaaaatctatttaattaactcGATTAATCGTCTAAAATATTATCGAGTTAAAGCAGTTGAAATGATTCCTAGTAGAAAATTCAACGATTATTGATGGGTTTCAATATCAATCGCATTTGTGTTAGATATGAATTTGCATAAACACAGAATAtctgaaataaaatagaaataataatcaaaagaAAAGCACAGTTACTCAAAATCAAAAGGTTAagtacattttcaaaaataatgccCATAACCGATGAttgtattcaaattcaattcgaATTCTGCTTGTGTGAGTGAGACAGTGAAACTGTGATAAAGAAACGAACATTATGTTTTTATGTTGTGGGACGAGCACAAATTTGAAAAGatcaaatacaacaaatacgatacaaagaatttaaaacataattacGTAAAACATTAAACCAAATACCATTTCCTCAAACACTTTgaaacactgaaaaaaaaacaatcactTTTTATTCTTACAAGCGTTTCATTTCGAGAAAACTtaaaacacaaacaataaaaaaaaacaaattgatgaATGAGTCAACATAGTAAACAACTTTGGAGGTACAATCTTCAAGGATTTAAGAGGAGAGTTCTAAAAAGTAAAGGAGGTACAGCAACCTTGGGTTTCTTACCTAGTCCCTACTTAATCAAAgatctaaaaataaaccaatatAACTGGGAAACATCATTTCatgaatgtataaaaatagaattttggTCGTGTCGAAAGGTATAACCTTTTAAGTAACCCGCCCTCTTTTTGGAGTACATACCCTTGAGGTACGCGCCTTTTCAGCCGCAACAGAAGCGCTGTCCTTACATTTGGGTCGCTCAGCTTTGCTGGTGGCCACAATTGGTAGACCTCCGTTCTCAATCATGGTAACCACAATGGTTTGATTGTTTGACTTGCCACCTGACGCTGATGATGTTTTCAGTTCCAACGCTTTCTGCCGCATCGCATTCGATAGTCGTTGCTTACGTTCAAATCGTGCCTCTTCCTTGTCCTTCTGTAACTTGGCGATTGTGGCAGGTGTATGACTTTTCGATCTTTTTAGAAACTTTAACAATTGTCTTTTCACATTGTTGGCACCAGAGCTATTCTCCGTACTCTCAGTAACGGAGAAATCATCGAGTTTGGAGGCACGTCGTGATATTTGCTGTGCTTTGGCGGGCAACTCAAGGCGCCGAAAAACACCGTCCGGCATACGTACAAAGCAACCCTCGGACATTTTGTGAAACGAATCGGATGGCAACTTGTGAAAATTTCCATTGGGACTGCGATAATGGCAATAATCGGTTTTATGATACCCATCACCAACAATGTAAAATTCATTTCGATTTTCACTGGGCGCCATCGATGCCGATGCCACATCCTCGACTTTAGCACTTTGGCAATCGATAGGCAAGGTAAAGTTCATCAGATTGCCAGTGCTACCACTGCTCACTTCGGCAGTGCCATCTCCAATTTCAGACAGCGCCAGTGCCTGTGTCTTTGTCTGACTCTTTAGCTCGCTTATTGTTACCGGACGGCGCTGTGGATCGTTCATATTTTTGCGCATTATGCTGCCGTTGCGTAGCAAAGAATCGCGCAATATGGAAAGCTCATCTTTGCGTAatggctgctgttgtggttgctgcacCAGTGTTGTGTAATGCTTCGATGATGATGTCGACTTGCGTGCTGATGTACGCCGATTTGCGAAATGTGTGGCAGCACTGGCAGGTTGCTcatctttgttgttattgttgttgtggctgttgttgttgtgagtgTTCGTCGAATGGGTTTGTCGATGACTCGTTGTCTGACCCATTGTCGTTACTTAATTGCTATCTTACAATttcgatatatatttataaacattcaACTTTGACGTGTAGAGTCTGActcataaatgtacatatgtatgtacatatcctgaagatacacacacacacagatatttATACTTGAATGTCTTCAACACAATCACAATATCACAGTTGAGTCCGACGATGCTTTGTTGCTCTTTAGTGCAGCTGAACTTGTTTAATTCTATTAGAGCTTTAACAGCACAACAAATGATTATTAAAGACACATCTCTGGCTATAGCTTACAGATGTACATTGTACACATTATATTTGCAATTCAAGTGCTTTACTTGATTTTCTGAACCACTCAtctttctttaatatttgcaatattattattgcttaCATGACCATGCCAGACAGAGTATATCAAATAACTACACAGCGTTCGTTGTCTTATCATCATATACCGAGTATCgcactttaaatatatgtatatacatgtatgtatctacacatgtgtgtgtatattttttatttacgagTGTGTAAAGACTTTTGGGTTTAAGAACGTTACGATAGTAAGATCCACACGaatgtatgtaaatgcatTCCACAGTTACACAGTTGGAACACGATAGTCGCGCTCGCGCACGCCCGTACAAAGATAAATGAGACAACGACGACGGAAACAGAAATAGAAGCAGAAGCTGAAGCAGAGACGATGAAGCcccacatacacatatgtttgtatgtacgaTAAAGCAAGTTTAAAAAAGCTCAAcgcgttttgttttcttttctcgTCTTGTTTCGCTCATTTATTGGTGTTCactcttgttgttattgttgctattctTCTGGTTAGCTCGTTTGCATTAAAGCTTTACTTGTTCGTTTATTCGTACTCACgcatacaaaaatacacacacacacttaacgTTGTCTGTCCCACTGTTTGTGTTGGAATGTGTTGATTTTCCTATATTTTTATCggttctttttgttttactgCTTGTTGCAGCACACCATATTTGAAATGTATACAAtagtatgtatgcatgtgtgtcaTATGCTTGTGTGTAAGTAGTCATGTGCATATGTAAGTAccttataattaaattaacttatcATTCGCAATTGGTTTGGCTTAGTTggatttctctctctcttctttctctctctctctctctctccctctctctgagAGCAGCAAAGCTTCTCTTGAAGCTTATACAATGGCAATCAagccaaaacaaatacatacatttgtatgtgtgtacataaattgcttaactacatacatatgtatgtatatttgtgtgtatcaAGATTTTTGCATGTGTTTAAATTAAGCACTTTCTTACAcacaatatttgaaaattaatgaatcaaaatttacacacacatacatacagtatGTTTCACAGAATGACAAATCTTTTTTGTTCTCTATGATTAAAACTGCATAAGATTAAGCAcgaagcagcagcaagaacaacaacagcaacaatgacaatgaattaaaatttgaaaacattcaAGTTAAATCATTGCTAACAACTATtgtttatcgataacagcACAACAACACAGTACCGTGTTGGCGAACGTCGGAACAATAACAGCGAAATCAAAAACGACAACGGCGAACGGGAACGCGAACGCGAACAGTGACCACACGAATGAAGTGGAACTTAATACTAAAACAAGCTTTCGACCATTGACAGTGCCTTTGCCTGTGCCTTAGCCGAGCGGCATATTGGATAAGTTCTACACAGCAGCGATTCGCtcagaaaaaacaaattgttattttgcaGCTTGTGCTGAACGGCGATAGTTTAATCTTAAGCGCAATATGCTAAGAGCGACACACCCTATAAAACTGCAAGAGAAAATGcgtaaatttttacatttgtcaaaacactttttgaACTGTCTAACTTgcataattattatgtttatgaaTAACtttgtgtatatacatatatatatttacacaatttgtATCTGCAATATCAGAATAattgcaatatatatttatatacatcatagataatgtaaataaataaatgtacattatGTGTTCAATTCATGTGACCATatctcacatacacacacaaacgaaCATAGAAATACTCAAATAATGAAAGCTTTCCgttgagagagcgagagcgagctTTAACTAGCTTTAACATTTTCTGATTGGGCTGAGCGCTGCTCAACGAAGAAGCAAAAGATCTGATCCGAAGGCTTTGGGCTACATAAGCTatcaatcaacaaaaaaaaaaaacgagtgACAATGGGAGAGACAAAAAGATAACATTAAATTGGCATTCTCattgctcttcttcttttccaCGCTCATTTTCTGCCGATTACACTTGCACTTGTATTCGACATGATAGTTACTCACACCCACGTAACGTAAGTACTCCAAAACTTTATTTCGTTTATCCCACGCGACAAAACTGACTGTTCAATAAATACCCTGTAGCAAGTTTAACAATGctagatttaataaattaacagtGTAAATTCTAAATTCACCAATCAAAGAAATTACTAACAGATGATCCAATATTCTTATTGTTCATTCATTAAGTAGTACTAATTAGTATTCGCAACGCAGTCCACATAATGAATAATGTGgaacgtatgtatgtatgtatgatatGATATAGAAATGAACTCACATGTATACGAgactaaaaacaaatacaggTGCAATACAGTGTTGGATAGTGTGTGGACTGTAATTGACCCCAAATAATACatatcaataaatatgtatgtacgatAAATGTATACAAGGACATTTATGAACGTAATGAGAGTGAATTTAGCAACATGttgattaaattgaaattgagacTTACCTTTGCAGATGATGTTCGCTGTTTGATGGCAGAGGCGTGAGCCGAGTGTGTGCTGAGAACGTTTTTGTTGACAGAGGATGCAATAGGTCCCACACCGCTGCCAGGcgcatgatgatgatgatgattgatCGCAGATGTTGCAACGCTAGCGCTATTGTTGCTCGAGATTCGTGAACCATCCGTGGTCATGTTGTTGGcaacatgatgatgatgatgttgctgctgatgcgagtgatttgtatttgtttgtgtgtttgtatttgtcgCTATTGCGGACGACGTCAcagctgttggtgttgttgttgttgtcgtattATTGCTACTGGCTGAATTCGAGGACGTTATTGGCAACATTGTTGCAATCgcagctgatgttgttgttgttgctgctgctgttgctgatgttgcatttgttgttgttgttgctgctggcagtGAGACAATGTTGGCGTTGGCTGAatcatgttgctgttgctgttgttgttgctgatccTTTATAGAATGCGCAGACGTGCtgattgtgtttgttgtataAGTTGTGCTTGCAGCGGCCGTTGTAATGGCATTTGATGCCGCTGCCGTTACCGTTGACGAGGGCTGGGCAGCCGTTGTCCCGTTGGAGACATTTTCAGCGGGCAGGGCTTCAGGAACTGGTTGCAGGGTTGTTCGCATTGCTGTTGacatattttaaccaaatattCTCTTGTCgcaatatttgaaattcgaTATTCGATATTTCCTACGTACGCATTAAGAATCGCGTCTCACAACTTTTATGAGATTCAACTGTTTTTAAATCCTCTATATATTTTtccgttgtttttttttttttgatcttaaaattatgcaattgcCTATTTAGTTAGTTGCTATCATCCAGTTTGCAGCCAGCCAATTTGCAcctgcaacaataaataaagatgtgttaatttaaaatatcattagcaattattttcaatcatTTTATAGCGTAAAAATGATCTAAATTCCCCAAAAACTCTCTCTGCCACCTCTCTTCAATCAAAAACATAAGTTTCAGCAAGTGTTCGACTAAGAAATACTCTGTACACAGCAACTGAAGAAATTATAAGGTTGtcgtcaaataaaataaaaaaaattcgccTTTTTCGCAATCAACAAATACACATTCTTAACTCAAAATAATTatccatttattaaattttctgttaacaaaaataatataatcttAAGAgctaaaaataccaaattaaCGCAATAAGTTCCCAGTTGGACGAAACTTAGCTAGGAATGAGCTAGAATCACATAAGAAAGTTGCAAGATGGAAGAGAATTTGTCCAAATccaataagaatattttcCATGATTGCTTGTTAACTATGTAGTGATGGGAGAAATCCCTTGCTACAGAACTCAGGCAGCCCTAGAAATATCAAACTGCTTGCGCATCACTAGCCGCCATGTTAGTCCATCACTAGACTAACTACG harbors:
- the LOC117783013 gene encoding uncharacterized protein LOC117783013 isoform X23; the protein is MGQTTSHRQTHSTNTHNNNSHNNNNNKDEQPASAATHFANRRTSARKSTSSSKHYTTLVQQPQQQPLRKDELSILRDSLLRNGSIMRKNMNDPQRRPVTISELKSQTKTQALALSEIGDGTAEVSSGSTGNLMNFTLPIDCQSAKVEDVASASMAPSENRNEFYIVGDGYHKTDYCHYRSPNGNFHKLPSDSFHKMSEGCFVRMPDGVFRRLELPAKAQQISRRASKLDDFSVTESTENSSGANNVKRQLLKFLKRSKSHTPATIAKLQKDKEEARFERKQRLSNAMRQKALELKTSSASGGKSNNQTIVVTMIENGGLPIVATSKAERPKCKDSASVAAEKARTSRCMH
- the LOC117783013 gene encoding uncharacterized protein LOC117783013 isoform X22 codes for the protein MGQTTSHRQTHSTNTHNNNSHNNNNNKDEQPASAATHFANRRTSARKSTSSSKHYTTLVQQPQQQPLRKDELSILRDSLLRNGSIMRKNMNDPQRRPVTISELKSQTKTQALALSEIGDGTAEVSSGSTGNLMNFTLPIDCQSAKVEDVASASMAPSENRNEFYIVGDGYHKTDYCHYRSPNGNFHKLPSDSFHKMSEGCFVRMPDGVFRRLELPAKAQQISRRASKLDDFSVTESTENSSGANNVKRQLLKFLKRSKSHTPATIAKLQKDKEEARFERKQRLSNAMRQKALELKTSSASGGKSNNQTIVVTMIENGGLPIVATSKAERPKCKDSASVAAEKARTSRIFCVYANSYLTQMRLILKPINNR